In the genome of Oxalobacter aliiformigenes, one region contains:
- a CDS encoding response regulator transcription factor, producing MTERQKQVAVLIAAGKSCKQIARELGIHFQTVMKHRENLYRRLGIKNALSLALLVSGGHMG from the coding sequence CTGACCGAAAGACAGAAACAGGTCGCCGTTCTGATCGCTGCCGGTAAAAGCTGCAAGCAGATCGCACGCGAACTCGGTATCCATTTCCAGACGGTCATGAAACACCGTGAAAATCTGTATCGCCGTCTCGGTATCAAAAATGCCCTGTCGCTGGCTCTGCTTGTGTCGGGAGGACATATGGGCTGA
- a CDS encoding DUF2589 domain-containing protein gives MAEVNLSDLFTAISQAMLDAHQAVTRSTLDQYWDYFRPSRLSRDGWMANAGETEDALVPVTRKVVIPTPDGNGVFSELSVPLVTLVHHNTFGLDQVKLRMRVSASVDRAGGPLKVSLAPLRRQNRHGMADDAPDTAGQPEEPDQEIELVFKREAPAEGISRITTEAVKLL, from the coding sequence ATGGCTGAAGTCAATCTGTCCGATCTGTTTACCGCGATCAGTCAGGCGATGCTTGATGCCCATCAGGCTGTGACCCGTTCGACGCTGGATCAGTACTGGGATTATTTCAGGCCGTCCCGTCTCTCAAGGGATGGCTGGATGGCCAATGCCGGTGAGACGGAGGATGCACTGGTTCCTGTCACCCGGAAAGTCGTCATTCCCACGCCGGACGGAAATGGCGTGTTCTCCGAATTGTCGGTTCCGCTGGTCACACTGGTTCACCACAATACGTTCGGTCTGGATCAGGTGAAGCTCAGGATGCGGGTGAGCGCTTCGGTCGATCGGGCGGGTGGTCCCCTGAAAGTGTCGCTGGCCCCCTTGCGGCGGCAAAACCGTCACGGCATGGCGGATGATGCGCCGGATACGGCCGGGCAGCCTGAGGAACCGGATCAGGAAATCGAGCTGGTTTTCAAGCGGGAGGCGCCTGCCGAAGGTATTTCCCGTATCACAACCGAAGCGGTCAAGCTTCTTTAA
- a CDS encoding DUF2589 domain-containing protein has translation MPENLGDKFAGLPLGLLVCTPIIEVAKGQSELCRVYLDYVYRLAFIDGDPTKGTKTLTFNLTRPVTDGSGNISQQQVQVVAPLISLVPVPAFTMDEATVRFTMEVKEQVVDKSHVGTESKVESGMSFWGFHAQISGSVSTSADHTRQSDQSAKYEIYARAAQQAPAEGMAKLSTVFASVIEPIAVGSGGGGS, from the coding sequence ATGCCGGAAAACTTGGGTGACAAATTTGCCGGTCTGCCACTGGGGCTTCTGGTCTGTACGCCGATTATCGAAGTGGCGAAAGGACAGTCGGAGCTGTGCCGGGTCTATCTCGATTATGTGTACAGGCTGGCGTTCATCGACGGGGATCCGACGAAAGGGACGAAAACGCTCACGTTCAATCTGACACGTCCGGTGACGGATGGCAGCGGGAATATTTCGCAGCAGCAGGTTCAGGTGGTCGCTCCGCTGATCTCGCTGGTACCGGTACCGGCATTCACGATGGATGAGGCGACGGTCCGGTTCACGATGGAAGTGAAAGAACAGGTCGTGGACAAGTCGCATGTGGGCACGGAAAGCAAGGTCGAATCCGGCATGTCGTTCTGGGGATTCCATGCCCAGATTTCGGGAAGCGTTTCCACCTCTGCCGATCATACCCGCCAGTCGGACCAGTCGGCCAAGTACGAGATCTATGCCCGTGCGGCACAACAGGCACCGGCCGAGGGGATGGCGAAACTGTCCACGGTTTTCGCGTCGGTGATCGAGCCGATCGCGGTGGGAAGTGGCGGTGGTGGTAGCTGA